Genomic segment of Bacillota bacterium:
ACAAATTCTTCTTCTGAAACCTTGGCTCCTTTAAAATATATGTTTAAGCTGAAGCTTTCCTCCATATCCTTTGAATAAATAGCGTCGGATGGATATTTTCCCTTTTTAATATAAATCTCTGCCGATACTTCAGATGTTTCTCCAACCTTCTCTTTGACTATTGGGAATACCATTTTGCCGATTTGTTCTGAAAACTGCCGACTCAACTCGTAGTCCTTGGCGTATTTATCAATGTATTCATCATAAATGTAACCATTTCGCCTCGGGGATACCGTGAATTGTATATCTCCGTTTCGAGGTGAATAGACTTTTCCCACATAGTTTCCAAGCTTAAAGTTATAATAGACCCTTTCGATTTTGAACTCTTCCTCCGGGTAATTCATGGTCAAGTAATTTTCCATTTGTTTAGTAGCAATATACTTGCTTATCGGATTTCCGTTGAAGCTGTTATATATAAAACCAATAAGAAATATTAAAAGAATGACCAAGGAAGCCAAGATTATTTTACATTTTTTCATAATGACCGATACTCCGCGTGTCAAAATATTCCATCTCCTATTATTTATTGACGACAAATTAAAATTTCGTTTTTCACGCTCCGGATACCAGGGCAGTGGCTTAAGGTAAACTTCTACGAGATCAACCGGCCCACATCACCATGTTTAAAGCTGCTCATCGTAATTACGGGGGAAATTGGCGGCCCTTGCGGGGATAGAAGCGTTTTTCTTCAACCTTTATTTCTTCCTGAGTCGCAAAGCCCATTTCTTCTGCCTTTGCTTGCAGGTTTTTGAGAGCAGTCTCGGCATCGCGACAGTTAACGCTATTGAAAGGGGGCGGTACGAACCTTCTCTTAAACGGGCCTTTATAGTGGCCGCTTTATGGAGCAGCTATTGAAGATATGTTTATCTATGATTAACAGAGCAACCGCAATATCTACTACGTAGAATACGGATACTGTATAATACTATTAATTACAAGTAATCAAGAGGATCTGCCATTCGTCTCACCAAAAGCTAAAATGGGCAAAACCACCAACAGAGCAAACGGAGCAGAGAACAGGATGCCTCCTATAAGGGGAACTGCATCGAAATCCCCGCTGCCTTCATAAATCAGCACCTCGGGCCATTGGCTTGTAATACACCAGAGCACCGCAAGAGTAGCAGCAATAAGGACTAGCGCTAAAACGAGTCGCAGTAATAATGTATGTTCTCGTAACCCGGCCATGCCAGTGGTACAGCAACCAAGACTATTCCAGTACTTGCAAAGGTAAACCAGTGATAAAAAAGCGAATCCACCACCCATGTTAGTTCAACTGCCACAAACACCACGAGAATGAAAAGAGACAAGATCAACGAACTCAAAATTTAGACAAAACTAACACCCCCCTTCTTTATTATCTTATCACTACTAGTGTTTCTTCTACACATTTACTATCGTTAGTGTCAAGAGTTAGTGTCAAGATTTAGCAGGTCGAGTATCCGCATTGAAAGCCTAACCTCCCGCCATACTTATAGAAACAAGTCCGCCCCATGTAGGAAATCCAGGCAGGGAAAAGGGCAACCTTTGTAGTATTGGAAGTTATAACCCATTTTTAAGGGGGCCCAAAGTGAAAAGATTGGTTTCTTTCTTTTTGTGCGTTTTCCTTACAGCACTGCTTTCATTAGGTTCTGTCTATTGCAGCCAGGTTCAGCAAATTGCTGGCGTTTCTCCTGGCCGCGGCGAACCTTCTGCAGATGTAACAGCCCTGGTGAACGGCGACCCGATTACTAAAGCAGATCTTGAGTTAGAAATGCGGAGTCAGCAGGCCAGAATTGATATCCGGAGGATCTTGGCAGCAAACGATCCGGAGAGCATTTTGAGTGTAGATGAGATGCTTCAAAAGATGGGCCTGGGCTGGTCCGAGATGGCCTCCGAGGAAAAGCGTTTCTTCTTGCGCCTCAAGCGGGAGAGCGAGATCACCGCGAGCAAGAACGAAGCTTTCAACCGCTTGGCGCGCGAGGCGGTTCTCTATCAGGAAGCAGTAAAGCGGGGCTTTCAGATCACACGGGGGGAAGCGCGGGAATATTTTCGCGAGCTCGAGGAACTATCCCGGCTCTCCTTTGAACGCGCAGGAAAAGATGAAAAGGAATATCAGATCCAAACGGGAAATGCCCGCAAGCTTGACAGGATCCTTCAGGAGAAAATGGGTTTTGCAACTCCGCAAGACCTGGAGGAGTACCGGATCCGTCGTGCGACTCGCACCGTGCCGATTGGCCGTTTAAAGGAAAAGCTCCAGAGGGAATGGGGAATCAAGCATCCCGACATCCGCGGTCAGGATTTTTATTATGCAGTGGAAAATTACTGGGAGGATTACACCGAATCCCTGTTGCGCAGTGCCGAAATAGCGATCAAGGACCCGGAACTGAAGCTTAGCTACTCCACTCCGGGAAACAATAGTTTTGGGGGGAACTAAGAATGGCCCCTTCCCTCTGGTATTTTTAAGAGCTGCATGAGGTGGTGCTGGGCTTTATTGCGCTGTTGGCCTTTGGTTTTGGCTGGGCCGCGAGGATTTTCTAATCTCCTGGAGAAGATTTACTACTATACACCGGCAGTGAGAGATTACGGTAGAGAGGGTGAGCATGAATTGGGTCCCGAATGGGTGATTCCCGGCGTTCTGGCAAAGTCGGCGCGCCCGGGGCGGGAGCTGGGGCGGGAGGTTAAAATCTCGCAGGAGGTTGTGGACCGGTGGCTGGAAAAGGTAAGGGGAATGGGAATCCGATCCATTATCTGTTTGCTGGATGAAGACCAGATCACCTACTATTATGAAGACATCCCCGGGGGGTTGCTGGATTACTACCGCCAGAATGTCCTTGAGGTGGCGCATCTTCCCGTACCGGACCCGGACTACCATCCTGAAGGTTGGCAGGCCCTGGAAAGAAGCCTCGAGAGCGCCTGGGAACTGTTTCAATCCCTGCCCAAGCCCGTGCTCGTCCACTGCAGCGCCGGGAAGAGCCGGACAGGCAAGGTTGTGGGATATATTTGCGAAAAAATGCCATCGTGAATTGAGAAAGAGAGAGGTTTGGTGTTGGAGGAAGGGACGGTGTCTTTCTTTTGAGGTTTCTCCATACCGGAGATGTTCATCTTTCCCCCGCTGCTCCTGAAAGGTTTGACGCCTTCAGGGCTGTTTTTGGCCTGGCTAAGGAACTCGACTGCGCCGCCCTCCTTGTGGCGGGAGACCTTTTCGACAGCGTAGAAGCGGCAGGGGAACTGCGCCCCCGCGTGCGGGAACTGTTCAACTCTCATAAAATCGAAGTCTACATCGTCCCGGGCAACCACGACAGGACGGCTTATGGTGCCGGGGAGCACTACGGGATTAATGTCCATACCGCTCAAAGCAGTAGCCCCGTGCTCTGGAGGGCAGGCGAGATCGGGATCGTTGGCCTTCCGTACTCTTTTGACCGACCCTCTTTCGAAGATCTCCGTGCGCAAACTCTGCTGGAGAAAGAATCCCCTCTGATAGTCCTGGCCCACGCAAATTTTTTTTCTTCAGCCTTTGGCAGGGTATACACTCCTGACGCGGAAAATGCCGGGGAGAGCTGTCTCTGGGACCATGACTTCGATGAATTCCCGCCGGCGTATGTGGCACTGGGGCACTGGCACAATCCCACGCTTCCTCTGGTTGAAATAAACCGGGTCCGAGTCGCCTACAGCGGGTCGCCGTACCCGCTGGCGCGCGGAGAAAACGGGGCGAGGAAGGTTTTCCTGATCGAGATTTCTTCGGGTGAGATCAAGGTGGAGGCCGTAGATATTCCGGGTGTACCCCGCCGGGAAACGGCTGCTTTCTATTTTGTCCCGGGGGCGGAAGAGGAAACTCTCGAAGCAATCCGTTCCGTACTACGCGACCGGGCGGATCCTAACGTGATTCTCGATCTTGAGATGGGCGGGTGGGTCAGCCGGATCAGTGAGGAGCTTCTGGTTAAAAAGAGCGAAGCCCTGATTGAGGAGTTCCGCGGCGGCTGGAAGGGCGTAAACCCCGGGACACCCTGCTTCCTGAGCACGGGCCGGCTTTCCGGGATCGGCTCAAGGTGTTTCCAGATCCTTCAGGAGTCCGAAATACCGCCGGATATTATTGAGGCTGAGGTTTTCAGGAACACGGTGCTTTATGGTTTCGCCGAGAAAGTTATCGGCGACCGGGAGGCTCTGTACCGCGAAGCCCTGGCCCTGATCCTGCGCCATCTCGGAAGGGGGACGCTCCATGCGGATTCTTGAAATCAAGAGCAACCCCGTGGGCCCCTTGAGCAGGCCGGTGCTCTTCAAGCCGCGCACAACCTGTACGGTGGTGTACGACGAAAACGAGGCAGGCAAGACGGCGCTGGTTGACGTCCTTGTGAACATGCTTTTTCGCAGGAGTACCGCCCAGTCCAGATTCCAGTCCAGGCGGTTCCGGAGCTTTGAAGGGCATGTCAGGATCGAATACCAGGGTCAGGAAATCGAATTTACCGGCTGCCAGGACCTGGATAAATTTTTGGGCCTCCCGCCGGAGTTTTCCAGGCTTCCTGTTGTCCGGGGGAGCGACCTGGCTTTCCTCTGGTCGAGCAATAAAGACAAAAAGGCGCCCCTCATTGATGCCTGTCTTCAGTATTTTTCTTCCGACCTCGAAGAAAACCTCCCAGTAATAATCAAGGGGATCCGGAATGAAGCCGGATTGACCCCGAAAAGCGACAACTGGACCCAGGCAAAGATGAGCCAGCTCGAGAGCATTCTTGCTCTTTACCGGAACAGGGATGCCTATCTCAGGGCCCTCGCCGGGAGAGAAAGGGTTGCACGGGCAGCCCGGCGCACGGCTGCAGAATTGGAAACGGTGGGGCGGCAGCTTACGGAGGTTTCGGAGTCCCTCAACCGGCTCAAGGAGGAGCAAAAATCCGCCCTGTATGCGGCCGCCTCCCGGTTGCGGGAAAAGCTCGAATTCCTTAACCGCAGGTACAGAGATGAAGGCCATGAACGGTATTCTCATGCAGATGCCAGCCTGTGGGCAGAGCTAGATGCAAAACGCCAGAGCCTGGCGGAGAAGATAAGATCACTCCAACACGAGATCAACAACAACGAGGCAGAACAGAGAGATTTGCGCAAACAGCTTGAGGACATGGAAGCCAGATGCAGGGAAGCAGAAGCTGCCTTCCGCTCCGCGGGGGAAAGCCTCGAGGCAGCGCGGGATGCTGCAGGGAACAGGCTTCAGGCGAGGGCTGCTGCTTTGGGTACGCTTAAGGGGCTGGTGGATACCAGAAATACCGCCAGGAACCAAAAGAAGAAGCTGTTCCGGATCTATCTGACCGCACCCCTTTTTGCAGGGATCGGTTTTATCCTTTTCTTTTTTCGGCAGTACCTGCTGGGAGGGGTTGTCTTTGGTATCGCAACCGGCGCCCTTGCCTGGGCCCTTGCCGGTTCAAATTCCTTGAAGGCGGCCGAAAAAGAATCTGACGAAAAAATCATTAACCTTTTAAAGGAGTACGGGGTACCTCATCCCGGGCGGGTCGAGGCCGCGGTTGAGTCTTTCGAGATCTCTTGCAGGGAAGAGGAAGACAAGGTAAA
This window contains:
- a CDS encoding DUF3139 domain-containing protein, encoding MTRGVSVIMKKCKIILASLVILLIFLIGFIYNSFNGNPISKYIATKQMENYLTMNYPEEEFKIERVYYNFKLGNYVGKVYSPRNGDIQFTVSPRRNGYIYDEYIDKYAKDYELSRQFSEQIGKMVFPIVKEKVGETSEVSAEIYIKKGKYPSDAIYSKDMEESFSLNIYFKGAKVSEEEFVEKCMTVRDTILANGFKVDRFRFDYRWGIKHEGYSLDVEKEELHSSKKQLLSSKSLFNYGEINADKSKSKWSTVPLFHHR
- a CDS encoding tyrosine-protein phosphatase, translated to MGPEWVIPGVLAKSARPGRELGREVKISQEVVDRWLEKVRGMGIRSIICLLDEDQITYYYEDIPGGLLDYYRQNVLEVAHLPVPDPDYHPEGWQALERSLESAWELFQSLPKPVLVHCSAGKSRTGKVVGYICEKMPS
- a CDS encoding DNA repair exonuclease produces the protein MRFLHTGDVHLSPAAPERFDAFRAVFGLAKELDCAALLVAGDLFDSVEAAGELRPRVRELFNSHKIEVYIVPGNHDRTAYGAGEHYGINVHTAQSSSPVLWRAGEIGIVGLPYSFDRPSFEDLRAQTLLEKESPLIVLAHANFFSSAFGRVYTPDAENAGESCLWDHDFDEFPPAYVALGHWHNPTLPLVEINRVRVAYSGSPYPLARGENGARKVFLIEISSGEIKVEAVDIPGVPRRETAAFYFVPGAEEETLEAIRSVLRDRADPNVILDLEMGGWVSRISEELLVKKSEALIEEFRGGWKGVNPGTPCFLSTGRLSGIGSRCFQILQESEIPPDIIEAEVFRNTVLYGFAEKVIGDREALYREALALILRHLGRGTLHADS